AGCGGGGCGAGCGCGAGAGATGTCGAACGTCTGACGACCATGGAACGCCTGCGCGCCCTCGATCGTCGGGTGCTCGTCATCGCGCTGCTGCTGGTCCCCACGCTGTGGTGGGGACCCGATCTGCTCTGGCCCTATCGCAGGGTGGTCAACCTGGGTGCGCCTGGTGAGACGGTGGCGGTGCTGGGCGACAGCATCCCCGCGGGGTTCGGTGACACCGTGGGGACGGAGCGCGCGTGGCCCACGCTGGTGGCGCAGCGCCTGCACCTGACGGTCGTCAACCAGAGCGTGGCGGGCGACACCACCGACCGAGGGCTGGCGCGTCTCGACAGCGTTCTCGACACCCATCCGCGACTGGTCGTCGTCGAGCTCGGAGGCAACGACATGATGTCACGGGCCGGCGCGGACCACATGCGCGCAACCCTCGACGCAATCTTCGAGCGCATCCAGCAGCGGGGGGCCATGGTGATGTACGTCTCGGTCCCCTCTCCCCTCTCCACGACCTACCCCTCGGCCTGGAGCGCCGCGTGCGAACGTCGCGGGGTGTGGCACGTCAGGAACGTGCTCGACGGCGTGTTCGGCGTGCCGTCGATGATGTACGACTCCATCCATCCCAACGCGGAAGGACACGCGCACATCGCCGAGCGAATGACGCGAGAGATCGAGGGCCTGCTTCGGGCCGCCGACCGCCAGCGCGGCACGCATTGAGATCGATGCCCTGGTCGCGCAGGATCTCCCTTTCCCATTTCGAGAATCAAGACATCGAATGAGACAGGAGGCGACTCCCATGCGCAACCGCAGGCTCGATGAGATCGAGCTCGTCGCCATCGACACCGAGACCACGGGGCTCTACGCCATCAGCGGCAGGCTGCTCGAGATCGGAGCCGTGCGCTTCACGCTCGATGGCAGCGTGCGCGCAGAATATCAGCAGCTCATCAACCCCGGCGAACCCATCGCGCCCGAGATCCAGCAGATCAATCGCATCTCCGACGAGATGGTGGCCGAGCAGCCGACGGTCGAACAGGTGCTGCCCACGCTGGTCGACTTCCTCGAATCAGACAACACCCTGGTGATGGCGCACAATGCAGCCTTCGATCTCAACTTTCTGGGCGCCGCGTTCTCGAAGTGCGGCATCGCCCTGCCCGTGCTCGACACGCTGGCGCTTGCGCGGCTGCTGCTGCCCCGTGCGCCCAACCACAAGCTCGAGACGCTCTGCACCGTTCTCTCGCTCCCCCGGGGAACCCACCGCGCCCTGGCCGACGCCCACGCCGTGCGGGCCCTCTTCCTCGCACTGGCGCAGACCCGGCCCGATGTGCAGAC
This sequence is a window from Pseudomonadota bacterium. Protein-coding genes within it:
- a CDS encoding WYL domain-containing protein — its product is MRQEATPMRNRRLDEIELVAIDTETTGLYAISGRLLEIGAVRFTLDGSVRAEYQQLINPGEPIAPEIQQINRISDEMVAEQPTVEQVLPTLVDFLESDNTLVMAHNAAFDLNFLGAAFSKCGIALPVLDTLALARLLLPRAPNHKLETLCTVLSLPRGTHRALADAHAVRALFLALAQTRPDVQTLEQLHQLTPLLGFADGDVVPIEAPPGFEALALAMEERRIVTIVYDGGSKGIAPRPVTPISLLRSNGASFLLARCELEGRDKQFRLDRVREVR